In Phocoena phocoena chromosome 3, mPhoPho1.1, whole genome shotgun sequence, a single window of DNA contains:
- the LOC136120168 gene encoding LOW QUALITY PROTEIN: tyrosine-protein kinase RYK-like (The sequence of the model RefSeq protein was modified relative to this genomic sequence to represent the inferred CDS: inserted 3 bases in 2 codons; substituted 2 bases at 2 genomic stop codons), translating to EGPAAAPAPRPPAVPPAXAGPGVSLYLREDEVRRLIGPVAELYYVRNDLICHYALSFNLLVPSETNCRHFTWHAKSKVEYKLGFQVDNILAMDMPQVNISAQGEVPRTLSVLWVELSCTGKVDSEVMILMQLNLTVNSSKNFTVLNFKXSKMCYKKLEEVKTSSLNKNTSRTIYDPVHAAPTTSTRVFYISVRVCCAVVFLVAIILAVLHLLSMKRIELDDSISASSSSQGLSQPSNQTTQYLRTDTPNNATPITSSSGYPTLRIEKNDLRSVTLLEAKAKLKDIAISRERITLKDVLQKGTFGRVFHGILVDEKDPNKEKQAFVKTVKDQASEIQVTMMLTESCKLRGLHHRNLLPITHVCIEEGEKPMVILPYMNWGNLKLFLRQCKLVEADNPQAISQQDXVHMAIQIACGMSYLVRREVIHEDLAARNCVIDDTLQVKITDNTFSRDLFPMDYRCLGDNENRPVRWMSLESLVNNEFSIASDVWAFGVTLWELMTLGQTPSVDIDPFEMAMYLKDGYGIAQPINCPDELFAVMACCWALDPEERPKFQQLVQCLXEFHAALEAYV from the exons GAGGGCCCTGCCGCCGCCCCTGCCCCGAGGCCGCCGGCGGTGCCTCCCGCGTAAGCGGGGCCTGGCGTGAGCCTCTACCTGAGAGAGGACGAGGTGCGCCGGCTCATCGGTCCTGTTGCAGAACTTTATTATGTGAGAAATGATCTTATTTGTCACTACGCCCTATCCTTTAACCTGTTAGTACCCAGCGAGACAAATTGCCGGCACTTCACTTGGCATGCAAAGTCCAAGGTTGAATATAAGCTGGGATTCCAAGTAGACAATATCCTGGCCATGGACATGCCCCAGGTCAACATTTCTGCTCAGGGGGAAGTTCCACGCACTTTATCAGTGCTTTGGGTCGAGCTTTCCTGTACTGGCAAAGTAGATTCTGAGGTTATGATACTAATGCAGCTCAACTTGACAGTAAATTCTTCAAAAAACTTTACAGTCTTAAATTTCAAATGAAGTAAAATGTGCTACAAAAAACTTGAAGAAGTAAAAACGTCATCCTTGAACAAAAACACTAGCAGAACTATTTATGATCCTGTACATGCAGCTCCAACCACTTCTACGCGTGTGTTTTATATCAGCGTAAGGGTTTGCTGTGCAGTAGTATTTCTTGTAGCAATAATATTAGCTGTTTTGCACCTTCTTAGTATGAAAAGGATTGAACTGGATGACAGCATCAGTGCCAGCAGTAGTTCCCAAGGGCTGTCTCAGCCATCTAACCAGACGACTCAGTATCTGAGAACCGACACACCCAACAATGCAACTCCTATCACCAGCTCCTCAGGTTATCCCACCTTGCGGATAGAGAAGAATGACCTGAGAAGTGTCACTCTTTTGGAGGCCAAAGCTAAGCTGAAGGATATCGCAATATCCAGGGAGAGGATAACTCTAAAAGATGTCCTCCAAAAAGGTACTTTTGGGCGTGTTTTCCATGGGATTTTAGTAGATGAAAAAGAtccaaataaggaaaaacaagcattTGTAAAAACAGTTAAAGATCAAGCTTCTGAAATTCAGGTGACAATGATGCTTACTGAAAGTTGTAAGCTACGAGGTCTTCATCACAGGAATCTTCTTCCTATTACTCATGTCTGTATAGAAGAAGGAGAAAAGCCCATGGTGATATTGCCTTACATGAATTGGGGGAACCTTAAACTGTTTTTACGGCAGTGCAAATTAGTAGAGGCCGATAATCCACAGGCAATTTCTCAACAAG CTGTCCACATGGCTATTCAGATTGCTTGTGGAATGAGCTACCTGGTCAGAAGGGAAGTCATCCACGAAGACCTGGCTGCTAGGAACTGTGTCATTGATGACACACTTCAAGTTAAGATCACAGACAATACCTTCTCCAGAGACTTGTTCCCTATGGACTATCGTTGTCTGGGGGACAACGAAAACAGGCCAGTTCGGTGGATGTCTCTTGAAAGTCTGGTTAATAATGAGTTCTCCATTGCTAGTGATGTGTGGGCCTTTGGAGTGACGCTGTGGGAGCTCATGACTCTGGGCCAAACACCCTCCGTGGACATCGACCCGTTTGAGATGGCCATGTACCTGAAAGATGGTTACGGAATAGCCCAGCCGATTAACTGTCCTGATGAACTATTTGCTGTGATGGCTTGTTGCTGGGCCTTAGATCCGGAGGAGAGGCCCAAGTTCCAGCAGCTGGTGCAGTGTCT AGAGTTCCATGCAGCCCTGGAGGCCTACGTCTGA